From one Lycium barbarum isolate Lr01 chromosome 6, ASM1917538v2, whole genome shotgun sequence genomic stretch:
- the LOC132644667 gene encoding uncharacterized protein LOC132644667, translating to MSDNKSSFHPALAVSNIKNHVPIMLEMENVQYSTWAELFKIHARSHKVLNHIIPPKASQRTIPSTDAEKELWSTLDATVLSWIYSTISNDLLHTIIEPDSTAMEAWDRLRDIFQDNQHSRVVALEQDFTTVSMERLCLLSTSQVPCGSIEERWRTGVGQSSGFTIEAGMSKEAATESAMVVTSNDDGPITSEKSGRFKGKQGVQHSGGRRNNGGRKNNNSGGGGRYSGSGKGGGRGQNSGGQSGSSSFPQQQQHQPYP from the exons ATGTCAGACAACAAGTCCTCTTTTCACCCGGCTCTTGCCGTCTCAAATATCAAAAACCACGTTCCCATTATGCTTGAAATGGAAAACGTTCAATACTCTACGTGGGCAGAACTTTTCAAGATTCACGCACGATCTCACAAGGTTCTTAATCATATCATTCCTCCGAAAGCCAGTCAGAGGACGATTCCTTCTACTGATGCAGAAAAGGAACTATGGTCAACCTTGGATGCCACGGTTCTTTCGTGGATTTATTCTACCATTTCTAACGACCTATTGCACACCATTATCGAGCCCGATTCAACGGCTATGGAAGCTTGGGATAGATTGCGTGATATATTCCAAGATAATCAACATTCCCGTGTCGTTGCCCTTGAACAAGATTTCACCACTGTCTCTATGGAGCGTCTCTGCTTATTGTCAACGTCTCAAGTCCCTTGCGGATCAATTGAAGAACGTTGGCGCACCGGTGTCGGACAATCGTCTGGTTTTACAATTG AGGCCGGGATGTCTAAGGAAGCAGCCACCGAATCAGCTATGGTGGTCACTTCAAATGATGACGGTCCGATTACTTCTGAAAAATCGGGTCGTTTTAAGGGGAAGCAAGGTGTGCAGCACTCTGGTGGTCGCCGCAACAACGGTGGCCGGAAGAACAACAATTCCGGTGGTGGCGGACGCTACTCCGGCAGCGGCAAAGGTGGTGGCAGGGGACAGAACTCCGGTGGCCAAAGTGGGAGCTCGTCATTCCCGCAACAACAACAGCATCAACCTTATCCTTAG